A genome region from candidate division TA06 bacterium includes the following:
- a CDS encoding transcriptional regulator: MNKLAPLDPIIHAPVRLAILTVLMAVKEADFNYLKETTGTTDGNLSTHLTKLEQTKYIKVTKTFVGKKPRTKCSITQKGLAAYQDYIRILEEYIKR, translated from the coding sequence ATGAACAAGTTAGCACCACTTGACCCAATCATCCACGCGCCAGTGCGGCTAGCCATCCTGACGGTGCTGATGGCCGTCAAGGAAGCCGACTTCAACTATTTGAAGGAGACCACTGGAACGACAGACGGCAACCTGAGCACGCATCTAACCAAACTAGAACAAACCAAATACATCAAGGTCACCAAAACATTTGTGGGCAAGAAACCCAGAACCAAGTGTTCAATCACCCAAAAAGGATTGGCTGCCTACCAAGATTACATCAGAATCCTGGAAGAATATATCAAACGATGA
- a CDS encoding M23 family metallopeptidase — MSQTLKAVLATTAAIFTLALIGCSKKTLPERESANENSAEVSVQPGWAFETTLQELSIPSELTASIVGSLDDIFDFRRCMPGDRAILVTTKTNEFKRFEYHRSPTRYFLVEPSDSGMAAREVILTTEKRVYCIEGSIQSSLYESIIVLGEGPELAYGFSDIFAWDIDFNVETRTNDRFSMLAVKEFANGEFVGYGSILYARYNGKLGNHEATRFENPDGHQDYYDENGKSLRKVFLRSALQYRRISSYFSKRRFHPILKIYCPHRGVDYAAPVGTPVSAIGDGVVTFAGWKGAYGKLIYLKHKAGYQSGYGHLSRFAKGIRKGKRVKQGQLIGYVGNTGRSTGPHLHFEMKRYGSHVNPLRVKIPAADPVPKKYASLFQKQKKNMASLVKAYELMGTTRELAEMSRKAVVKDSLAASGAD; from the coding sequence GTGAGCCAAACCCTCAAGGCAGTTCTGGCCACTACGGCAGCCATCTTCACATTAGCACTGATCGGATGCTCGAAAAAAACTCTTCCTGAACGGGAGTCAGCAAACGAGAATAGCGCGGAGGTCTCCGTCCAGCCTGGCTGGGCATTCGAGACCACACTTCAGGAACTATCAATTCCTTCTGAACTCACAGCGTCCATTGTTGGCTCTCTTGACGACATCTTTGATTTCAGAAGGTGTATGCCCGGTGACAGGGCAATTCTCGTGACAACCAAGACAAATGAATTCAAACGGTTTGAGTACCACCGAAGCCCCACCAGATACTTTCTCGTCGAGCCTTCCGACTCTGGAATGGCAGCCCGCGAGGTGATACTCACTACAGAAAAAAGAGTTTACTGCATCGAGGGTAGTATCCAGTCATCGCTGTATGAGTCAATCATAGTTCTCGGCGAGGGGCCCGAACTTGCCTATGGTTTCTCCGACATATTTGCCTGGGACATAGATTTTAACGTGGAGACAAGAACCAACGACCGCTTTTCCATGCTTGCAGTCAAGGAATTCGCCAACGGTGAGTTTGTGGGATACGGCTCAATCCTCTACGCAAGATACAACGGGAAGTTGGGAAACCATGAGGCAACCAGATTCGAGAATCCCGACGGGCACCAAGACTACTACGACGAGAACGGAAAGTCTCTAAGGAAGGTCTTCCTCAGGTCAGCTCTCCAGTACAGGAGAATAAGCTCTTACTTCAGCAAGAGGAGATTCCACCCGATTCTCAAGATATACTGCCCACACCGCGGTGTGGACTATGCGGCACCTGTAGGCACTCCAGTTTCGGCGATTGGCGACGGGGTGGTCACGTTTGCGGGGTGGAAAGGCGCGTACGGCAAACTTATCTACCTGAAGCATAAAGCCGGCTACCAGTCAGGCTACGGACACCTATCGAGGTTTGCGAAAGGGATAAGAAAAGGTAAGAGAGTGAAGCAAGGGCAGTTGATCGGATATGTAGGCAACACCGGGCGGTCCACAGGCCCCCATCTCCATTTCGAGATGAAGCGCTATGGAAGCCATGTTAATCCTCTCAGGGTGAAGATCCCGGCAGCCGATCCTGTCCCCAAGAAGTATGCATCTCTTTTCCAGAAACAGAAAAAGAACATGGCTTCTCTGGTCAAAGCCTATGAATTGATGGGCACCACCAGAGAACTGGCCGAAATGAGCAGGAAAGCAGTGGTGAAAGACTCATTGGCTGCATCAGGAGCAGACTGA
- the mnmE gene encoding tRNA uridine-5-carboxymethylaminomethyl(34) synthesis GTPase MnmE, with product MGVGDHTIAAISTPPGEGAIGMVRMSGGEALKIGDIVFKGRTGPSGMETHTLHYGEICDPQTDVVIDTVLLAVMRAPNSYTGEDMVEIHCHGGPVVLGEVLSLLYAHGAAPAEPGEFSKRAFLNGRMDLSQAEAVVDLVKARTTEAAQSAAMQLAGKGKRVLEEIRGLMVHSLALVEASIDFPEDDTLMDSQSVLDEMEKTREKVVKLIEDGSRGRLMREGITVAIVGKPNVGKSSLLNALLQEERAIVTPVPGTTRDYLAEWIEVSGVPVRLIDTAGLRDSVSSVEMQGVVRARKAIEVSDFALLLLDWSGQMTEEDTEVFRAVKTKRKLVLLNKCDLKKRIDASSLHESLPVSAKYGHGLDELKEKMKELVWGGGGAGGSGVFTRARHLAALKRCDSHLEAGVVGLKQAKTPEIVALELRDALSALGEIAGETTSEDVLDAIFAEFCIGK from the coding sequence ATGGGAGTAGGCGATCATACAATAGCGGCCATTTCCACCCCGCCCGGAGAGGGGGCGATTGGAATGGTGAGAATGAGTGGGGGCGAAGCTCTTAAGATTGGAGACATTGTCTTCAAGGGGAGGACAGGCCCTTCTGGGATGGAAACCCACACGCTCCACTACGGTGAGATTTGTGATCCGCAAACAGATGTTGTAATAGACACTGTCTTGCTTGCAGTCATGCGCGCACCCAACTCCTATACTGGCGAGGACATGGTAGAGATCCACTGTCACGGTGGGCCCGTGGTTCTTGGTGAGGTGCTCAGTCTTCTCTATGCACATGGAGCAGCTCCAGCCGAACCAGGGGAATTTTCAAAGCGTGCCTTCTTGAATGGCCGCATGGACCTGTCACAGGCTGAAGCTGTGGTTGATCTGGTCAAGGCGAGGACCACGGAGGCTGCTCAGTCTGCAGCAATGCAGCTTGCAGGGAAAGGGAAGCGGGTGCTTGAGGAGATTAGGGGTCTTATGGTCCACAGCCTTGCTCTGGTGGAAGCTTCAATCGACTTTCCTGAAGATGATACGCTCATGGACAGTCAGTCTGTGCTGGACGAGATGGAGAAGACGCGCGAAAAAGTTGTGAAGCTTATCGAGGATGGGAGCAGAGGTAGACTGATGCGTGAAGGCATTACGGTGGCGATAGTAGGGAAACCGAACGTAGGGAAGTCCTCACTTTTGAATGCGCTTCTTCAAGAAGAGAGAGCCATAGTCACTCCTGTTCCTGGTACCACAAGAGATTATCTCGCCGAATGGATTGAGGTGTCGGGTGTTCCAGTCCGGTTGATAGACACGGCCGGGCTCAGGGACTCGGTCTCCTCCGTTGAGATGCAGGGAGTGGTGAGAGCCAGAAAGGCAATAGAGGTTTCGGATTTCGCCCTTCTCTTGCTCGACTGGTCTGGCCAGATGACGGAAGAGGATACGGAGGTGTTTCGGGCAGTAAAGACTAAGCGAAAGCTCGTTCTGCTTAACAAATGCGATTTGAAAAAGAGAATCGATGCCTCGTCTCTCCACGAGTCACTTCCAGTATCCGCAAAATACGGCCATGGGCTTGATGAGCTGAAAGAGAAGATGAAAGAACTGGTGTGGGGTGGAGGTGGAGCAGGTGGGAGTGGGGTCTTCACGAGGGCAAGGCACCTTGCTGCGTTGAAGAGATGCGATTCTCATCTTGAAGCAGGCGTGGTGGGGCTGAAGCAGGCAAAGACACCAGAAATTGTTGCTCTCGAGCTGAGGGACGCGCTCTCTGCGCTGGGAGAGATAGCAGGGGAGACAACCAGCGAGGATGTTCTGGATGCCATATTTGCTGAGTTCTGCATCGGGAAGTAA